The Castanea sativa cultivar Marrone di Chiusa Pesio chromosome 11, ASM4071231v1 genome contains a region encoding:
- the LOC142615232 gene encoding uncharacterized protein LOC142615232, whose product MEKHKCKLCLRSFSNGRALGGHMRSHMLNLPIVQKPESPPPPPPLLPPPPPLQPQPQQPPQNQLSGTLSASFSSSSSSEDDDADADADDDDDEKGIYGLRENPKRSIRLVDPEFVDGGSVVLPDRESETESSKNPTRKRSKRTRTLDQSFHHQYHHHRIQEQAEAMKKHPKFKYKAVAADQSSWAEPEPEPVSSISDTTQEEHVAFCLMMLSRDKWKKQEQQQPQGNNEEDNEDDDVDEDEDEEDEEEEEEQEQEQEEEDEAVESDESEELIKLSKTTTRTRGKFKCETCKKTFRSYQALGGHRASHKKIKLLSSTTTPANNYEPKLEHRNVGTPEKKIHECPVCFRVFSSGQALGGHKRTHVTGSTSAPTSARASTKLGQALIDLNLPAPMEDDDISQVSDAEFVNPFRR is encoded by the coding sequence ATGGAGAAGCACAAGTGTAAACTATGCTTGAGGAGCTTCTCTAATGGTAGAGCTTTGGGGGGTCACATGAGGTCTCACATGTTGAATCTTCCAATTGTTCAAAAGCCagaatcaccaccaccaccaccaccactactaccaccaccaccgccactacaaccacaaccacaacagcCACCACAAAACCAACTCAGTGGGACTCTGTCAGCTTctttttcatcttcatcttcttcggaagatgatgatgctgatgctgatgctgatgatgatgatgatgagaagGGTATCTATGGGCTAAGAGAGAACCCAAAGAGAAGCATTCGTTTGGTAGATCCTGAATTCGTTGATGGTGGGTCTGTGGTTCTTCCAGACAGAGAGAGCGAGACAGAGTCTTCGAAGAACCCAACTCGGAAACGATCCAAGAGGACTCGGACTTTGGACCAAAGCTTCCACCATCAGTACCATCACcacagaattcaagaacaagctGAGGCCATGAAGAAGCATCCGAAATTCAAGTACAAAGCTGTTGCTGCTGATCAATCCTCATGggctgagcctgagcctgagccagtGAGTTCGATCTCCGATACCACCCAAGAAGAACATGTTGCCTTTTGCCTCATGATGCTTTCAAGAGACAAATGGAAgaaacaagaacaacaacaaccacaggGTAACAACGAAGAAGACAACGAGGATGATGATGTTgacgaagacgaagacgaagaagacgaagaagaagaagaagaacaagagcaagaacaagaagaagaagatgaagctgTGGAGAGCGATGAGTCCGAGGAGCTGATCAAATTGTCAAAGACAACTACTCGAACGCGTGGCAAATTCAAGTGCGAGACTTGTAAGAAAACTTTTCGATCTTATCAAGCACTAGGTGGACACAGAGCGAGTCACAAGAAGATCAAGTTGCTTTCTAGTACTACAACTCCAGCTAATAATTATGAGCCCAAATTGGAGCACCGAAATGTGGGTACTCCAGAGAAAAAGATTCACGAATGCCCAGTTTGTTTTAGAGTGTTCTCGTCAGGACAAGCTCTGGGTGGACACAAGAGAACCCATGTAACTGGTTCAACTTCAGCACCAACTTCTGCTAGAGCTTCAACCAAGCTTGGACAAGCTTTGATAGATCTTAATCTTCCAGCTCCAATGGAGGATGATGACATTAGTCAAGTTTCTGATGCAGAATTTGTGAACCCCTTTAGGCGATGA